A single genomic interval of Thermus hydrothermalis harbors:
- a CDS encoding M20 family metallopeptidase, which translates to METLAWMQAKLPEFLKDLEAFVRRESPSGDRAGLEAAAAFLEEAFGPLEGRLSRKDTPAGPVLLLRREGEGAPVLVLCHYDTVHPKGSFPEPFRLEKDKAVGPGVYDMKGGIIALLYALRHAEATGRRLPALEILFTPDEETGSKESRPLIEAAAKKARAALVLEPPTATGDLKVARKGVGLYRLKARGKAAHQGVEPEKGVNAILELAHQILRVAALEDREKGTTLGPNVVRGGTVSNVVAEEAWVELDLRAWTLEEVRRVEEALKNLTPALPGARLEVSGGLNRPPMEPTEASLALFAKAKAIGEALGLRLEPGRVGGGSDGNFTAALGVPTLDGLGLFGGDAHQRTEYVVVSEIPRRAALLAELLYAL; encoded by the coding sequence ATGGAAACCCTGGCCTGGATGCAAGCCAAGCTCCCCGAGTTTCTCAAGGACCTCGAGGCCTTCGTGCGCCGGGAGTCCCCCTCGGGGGACCGGGCGGGCCTGGAGGCGGCCGCCGCCTTCCTGGAAGAGGCCTTCGGGCCCCTGGAGGGGCGGCTTTCCCGCAAGGACACCCCGGCAGGGCCCGTCCTCCTCCTGCGGCGGGAGGGGGAAGGGGCGCCTGTCCTGGTGCTTTGCCACTACGATACCGTCCACCCCAAGGGGAGCTTCCCCGAACCCTTCCGCCTGGAAAAGGACAAGGCGGTGGGCCCTGGGGTCTACGACATGAAGGGGGGGATCATCGCCCTCCTCTACGCCCTCCGCCACGCCGAGGCCACGGGAAGGCGGCTCCCCGCCCTGGAAATCCTCTTCACCCCCGACGAGGAAACGGGCTCCAAGGAAAGCCGCCCCCTCATTGAGGCGGCGGCCAAGAAGGCCAGGGCCGCCTTGGTCCTCGAGCCCCCTACGGCCACGGGGGACCTGAAGGTGGCCCGCAAAGGGGTGGGGCTTTACCGCCTAAAGGCCCGGGGCAAGGCCGCCCACCAAGGGGTGGAGCCGGAAAAGGGGGTGAACGCCATCCTGGAACTCGCCCACCAGATCCTCCGGGTGGCGGCCCTGGAGGACCGGGAGAAGGGCACCACCCTAGGCCCCAACGTGGTGCGGGGAGGAACGGTGAGCAACGTGGTGGCGGAGGAGGCCTGGGTGGAGTTGGATCTCAGGGCCTGGACCCTCGAGGAGGTAAGGCGGGTGGAAGAGGCCCTTAAAAACCTCACCCCCGCCCTCCCCGGGGCCCGGCTAGAGGTCTCGGGGGGCCTGAACCGCCCCCCCATGGAGCCCACCGAGGCCAGCCTCGCCCTCTTCGCCAAGGCCAAGGCCATCGGGGAGGCCCTGGGGCTCCGCCTGGAGCCGGGCCGGGTGGGCGGGGGGTCCGACGGCAACTTCACCGCCGCCCTGGGGGTCCCCACCCTGGACGGCCTGGGGCTTTTCGGCGGGGACGCCCACCAACGGACGGAGTACGTGGTGGTCTCGGAAATCCCCAGGCGCGCCGCCCTTTTGGCCGAGCTCCTCTACGCCCTATGA
- a CDS encoding HAD family hydrolase, which produces MTRAVLFDVGNTLILASPRFWLLPFLEERGLKPRKDPKEAALAAFRFYEENHLKAKDLPTALALWREFHKRLFVGMGLEAEAEALSQELVENWKNPRFWPITPGAQEVLRALRERGYSLAVVSNWDATLPEILEVVGLRPYFHHLAVSALSGVAKPDPRLFQEALEALGVAPEEAVHVGDSEADLLGAEAARVRPLLFDPLGQNPKALHPLERVLDFLP; this is translated from the coding sequence ATGACCCGGGCCGTGCTCTTTGACGTGGGCAACACCTTGATCCTGGCAAGCCCCCGGTTTTGGCTCCTGCCCTTTTTGGAGGAGCGGGGCCTAAAGCCGAGGAAAGACCCCAAGGAGGCGGCCCTGGCCGCTTTCCGCTTTTACGAGGAAAACCACCTAAAGGCCAAGGACCTCCCCACGGCCCTGGCCCTGTGGCGGGAGTTCCATAAGCGGCTCTTTGTGGGCATGGGCCTCGAGGCCGAGGCGGAGGCCCTTTCCCAGGAACTGGTGGAAAACTGGAAGAACCCCCGTTTCTGGCCCATCACCCCCGGGGCCCAAGAGGTCCTCAGGGCCCTAAGGGAGCGGGGGTATTCCCTGGCGGTGGTGTCCAACTGGGACGCCACCTTGCCCGAGATCCTGGAGGTGGTGGGGCTTAGGCCCTACTTCCACCACCTGGCGGTGAGCGCCCTCTCCGGGGTGGCCAAGCCCGACCCCAGGCTTTTCCAGGAGGCCTTGGAGGCCCTGGGCGTGGCCCCGGAGGAGGCGGTGCATGTGGGGGACTCGGAGGCGGACCTCCTGGGGGCGGAGGCCGCCCGGGTGAGGCCCCTCCTCTTTGACCCCCTGGGCCAAAACCCGAAGGCCCTCCACCCCTTGGAGAGGGTGCTAGACTTCCTGCCATGA
- a CDS encoding alanine/glycine:cation symporter family protein: MDILTLNEYLNRIVYGFPMKLVFLLVGAYLVIFQIRWFSAPFRMMRVSFSETFGAIRERAYGFGGQITPFQATMVALSATLGTGHLLGMLAAVLVGGPGAVFWMWVGYFFGTGTKFAEATLAVHYRRRFADGSVSGGPMYYLSRGLPRLRFLGFLFALFAAVAAFGIGNLAQAGAVGGALVSLGVPPALVGLGLALLVGVVLGGGVARVARFAQVVVPLKLLLFLVAVLPLLVLYGRGIPEALALVFQAAFTPEAAFGGAAGYSLYAAINAGLGRGIFANEAGLGSAAIAHAQAQVDHPVRQGFWGVTEMFVSFLVTSLTALTFIASGLWRQGGSAAEAAQALFQAHPLGGVILAATVALFALGTMVSWGFYGEEAAAYLFGEGVRWPYRLTFAVLAFVGPLGGLEAFLAISDTLNGLMAIPNLLGLVLLGPVVGRLVYGFFRGEPWVPPR; the protein is encoded by the coding sequence ATGGATATCCTGACCCTAAACGAGTATCTCAACCGCATCGTATACGGCTTCCCCATGAAGCTGGTCTTCCTGCTCGTGGGGGCTTATCTGGTTATTTTCCAGATCCGTTGGTTTAGCGCCCCCTTCCGGATGATGCGGGTCTCCTTCAGCGAGACCTTCGGGGCCATCCGGGAAAGGGCCTACGGCTTCGGCGGCCAGATCACCCCCTTCCAGGCCACCATGGTGGCCCTTTCCGCCACGCTGGGGACCGGGCACCTTCTGGGGATGCTGGCGGCGGTTTTGGTGGGGGGTCCGGGGGCGGTCTTCTGGATGTGGGTGGGCTACTTCTTCGGCACGGGGACCAAGTTCGCCGAGGCTACCTTGGCGGTCCACTACCGCCGCCGCTTCGCCGACGGCTCCGTGTCCGGCGGTCCCATGTACTACCTTTCCCGGGGCTTGCCCCGCCTCCGTTTTTTAGGCTTTCTCTTCGCCCTTTTCGCCGCCGTGGCCGCCTTTGGCATCGGCAACCTGGCCCAGGCGGGGGCGGTGGGAGGGGCCTTGGTTTCCTTGGGGGTGCCCCCGGCCTTGGTGGGGCTTGGCCTCGCCCTTCTGGTGGGGGTGGTGCTAGGGGGAGGGGTGGCGCGGGTGGCCCGCTTCGCCCAGGTGGTGGTGCCCCTGAAGCTCCTCCTCTTTTTGGTGGCGGTTCTGCCCCTTCTCGTCCTGTACGGCAGGGGTATCCCCGAGGCCTTGGCCCTGGTGTTCCAGGCGGCTTTTACCCCGGAGGCCGCTTTTGGAGGGGCGGCGGGGTATAGCCTCTACGCCGCCATCAACGCTGGCTTGGGCCGGGGCATCTTCGCCAACGAGGCGGGGCTGGGCTCGGCGGCTATCGCCCACGCCCAGGCCCAGGTGGACCACCCCGTGCGCCAGGGCTTCTGGGGGGTGACGGAGATGTTCGTGAGCTTTCTGGTCACGAGCCTCACCGCCCTCACCTTCATCGCCTCGGGGCTTTGGCGCCAAGGGGGAAGCGCCGCCGAGGCCGCCCAGGCCCTCTTCCAGGCCCATCCCCTGGGAGGGGTGATCCTGGCCGCCACCGTGGCCCTTTTCGCCCTTGGGACCATGGTCTCCTGGGGGTTTTACGGGGAAGAGGCGGCGGCCTACCTCTTCGGGGAGGGGGTGCGCTGGCCCTACCGCTTGACCTTCGCCGTCTTGGCCTTCGTGGGGCCCTTGGGGGGCCTCGAGGCCTTCTTGGCCATCTCCGACACCCTCAACGGCCTCATGGCCATCCCCAACCTCCTGGGGCTCGTCCTCCTGGGTCCCGTGGTGGGCCGCCTGGTCTACGGCTTCTTCCGCGGGGAGCCTTGGGTGCCGCCCCGCTAG
- a CDS encoding intradiol ring-cleavage dioxygenase has protein sequence MQRRAVLGLFLLPLARAQGACRPTPALTEGPYYLREVPRRQDLREGLPGLPLRLTLRVQSAACRPLPGARVDLWHTDALGRYSGVDAPGTFCRGWQATDEKGEVAFLTLFPGWYPSRTPHLHLRVEAGGRAFATQLFFPEEVQRQVYAQPPYAPRGMPRVGNRQDGIFRADLLLALRPEGEGFAAGFTLTLPF, from the coding sequence ATGCAAAGGCGTGCGGTTTTGGGCCTTTTCCTCCTCCCCTTGGCCCGGGCCCAGGGGGCTTGCCGCCCCACCCCCGCCCTCACGGAAGGCCCCTATTACCTCCGGGAGGTGCCCCGGAGGCAGGACCTGCGGGAGGGGCTTCCCGGGCTTCCCCTGCGCCTCACCCTAAGGGTGCAAAGCGCCGCCTGCCGCCCCCTGCCGGGGGCCCGGGTGGACCTCTGGCACACGGACGCCCTGGGCCGCTACTCCGGGGTGGACGCCCCCGGCACCTTCTGCCGCGGGTGGCAGGCCACGGACGAAAAGGGGGAGGTGGCCTTCCTCACCCTCTTTCCCGGTTGGTACCCAAGCCGCACCCCCCACCTGCACCTAAGGGTGGAGGCGGGGGGCAGGGCCTTCGCCACCCAGCTCTTCTTCCCCGAGGAGGTGCAGCGCCAGGTCTACGCCCAGCCCCCCTACGCCCCCAGGGGGATGCCCCGGGTGGGCAACCGCCAGGACGGCATCTTCCGCGCCGACCTCCTCCTCGCCCTAAGGCCCGAGGGGGAAGGCTTCGCCGCCGGCTTCACCCTCACCCTGCCCTTCTAG
- a CDS encoding YceI family protein has product MRWLAWSLALLLPALAQTFEVASGEARYRVREELLQVGIADAVGTTKAVEGRVVLQGGRISGEFVVDLRELKSDQSRRDNYLRQNTLETSRFPTATFRPKEVKGLPNPLPQSGKVPIQVVGDLTLRDVTAEVVWEGEAEFRGQEVRVFLKTEFPFEKFRLTQPRVPIVLSVENRIRLEVDLLLRRR; this is encoded by the coding sequence ATGCGGTGGCTTGCGTGGAGCTTGGCCCTTCTCCTACCGGCCCTGGCCCAGACCTTTGAGGTGGCCTCGGGGGAGGCCCGCTACCGGGTGAGGGAGGAGCTTTTGCAGGTGGGCATTGCCGACGCCGTGGGCACCACCAAGGCGGTGGAGGGGCGGGTGGTCCTCCAGGGAGGGCGGATTAGCGGGGAGTTCGTGGTGGACCTGAGGGAGCTTAAAAGCGACCAGTCCCGCCGGGACAACTACCTAAGGCAAAACACCCTGGAGACGAGCCGCTTCCCCACCGCCACCTTCCGCCCCAAGGAGGTGAAGGGCCTTCCCAACCCCCTGCCCCAAAGCGGCAAGGTCCCCATCCAGGTGGTGGGGGACCTGACCCTCCGGGACGTGACGGCGGAGGTGGTCTGGGAGGGGGAGGCGGAGTTTCGGGGCCAGGAGGTGCGGGTCTTTTTGAAAACGGAGTTCCCCTTTGAAAAGTTCCGCCTCACCCAGCCCCGGGTGCCCATCGTCCTTAGCGTGGAGAACCGGATCCGGCTAGAGGTGGACCTCCTCCTAAGGAGGCGGTGA
- a CDS encoding YbaK/EbsC family protein, with translation MSPSALRVQEALEAKGFGHLKVVELEVSTRTAQEAAEAVGAGVGQIVKSLVFVGEKGAYLFLMSGKNRLDLKKAEALVEDSLRRATPEEVRALTGFAIGGVPPLGHATPLPAFLDQDLLVHEEVWAAAGTPRALFRATPKELLALTGARVADLKEA, from the coding sequence ATGAGCCCTTCCGCCCTCCGGGTGCAGGAAGCCCTAGAGGCCAAGGGTTTTGGCCACCTGAAGGTGGTGGAGCTGGAAGTCTCCACCCGCACCGCCCAGGAGGCGGCGGAGGCGGTGGGGGCCGGGGTGGGGCAGATCGTGAAGAGCCTGGTCTTCGTGGGGGAAAAGGGGGCTTACCTCTTCCTGATGAGCGGGAAAAACCGCCTGGACCTGAAGAAGGCCGAAGCCCTGGTGGAGGACTCCTTGCGCCGGGCCACCCCCGAGGAGGTGCGCGCCCTCACCGGCTTCGCCATCGGGGGCGTGCCTCCCTTGGGCCACGCCACCCCCCTGCCCGCCTTTTTGGACCAGGATCTCCTGGTCCACGAAGAAGTCTGGGCGGCGGCAGGCACGCCCAGGGCCCTCTTCCGGGCCACGCCCAAGGAGCTCCTCGCCCTCACGGGGGCGAGGGTGGCCGACCTCAAGGAGGCGTGA